The following are from one region of the Spodoptera frugiperda isolate SF20-4 chromosome 20, AGI-APGP_CSIRO_Sfru_2.0, whole genome shotgun sequence genome:
- the LOC118281504 gene encoding uncharacterized protein LOC118281504 isoform X1, which yields MADTLKTLLRKRSSLKSKLTIYSNYLSLIKSSAQISGLQRLDLQERFNKFDSLHSQFDELQTEIELLADDAETAFVEREDFDRQFFNLVALTRSLLGSSVNGAGSEAGFKDADSGAHVSNSFVRLPKIDLPHFDGNYQCWLEFRDTFTSLIHDNASINNINKFHYLRASLQGTAASLIKNIEFRSDHYMIAWDLLCERYNNEYLLVANHLQALFFDVKSVSRESSVSIRSLVDVINRNIRALANLKRPTQHWDDIIIFVMVKKLDLITSREWEEYRNNNIEGYPTITQFCSFLNRKADWLESVECNIINNIQDSNIVALNSNIKLNKNNSIKPKNSNQINKNSKCPLCSQVHTLYKCEFFRNLSIENRIQKAKDLTVCLNCLRTGHSAKHCKFSNCRYCKFKHNTLLHLESSEPKPLSNPLPSALLSASPSTSDVALSANSMQLATSSHVFLSTALVNVTSATGKKYTARLLLDNGSTANFVTQSLAEKLGLSQRGMSTKVTDANITSLDRWKRIQYIRQHFWRRFHNEYTSLLQAKSKWFHSRGEVKPGSLVLIKDKTTPPLLWSLGRVTKTYPGVDGVTRVVELKTRRGTIRRAFNCICPLPIENV from the exons ATGGCGGACACTTTAAAGACTTTGCTTAGGAAACGTAGTTCGCTAAAATCAAAGCTTACAATTTACAGTAACTAtctaagtttaattaaaagtagtGCACAGATATCTGGGTTGCAACGATTGGACCTGCAGGAACGTTTTAATAAGTTCGATTCCTTACATAGCCAATTTGATGAATTGCAGACAGAAATCGAATTGCTTGCCGACGATGCTGAGACTGCTTTCGTGGAACGTGAGGACTTCGACCGCCAGTTCTTCAATCTGGTGGCACTCACGCGCAGCCTGCTCGGTTCTTCGGTCAACGGTGCTGGTTCTGAGGCGGGCTTCAAAGATGCTGACTCAGGTGCACATGTTTCTAATAGCTTTGTTCGTTTGCCAAAGATTGATTTGCCTCATTTTGATGGGAACTACCAATGCTGGCTCGAGTTCCGTGACACGTTTACGTCATTAATTCACGATAACGCTAGTATAAATAACATCAATAAATTCCACTATTTGCGTGCTTCGTTACAGGGCACTGCAGCCtctttaatcaaaaatattgaGTTTAGAAGTGATCATTATATGATTGCTTGGGACTTGTTATGCGAGCGGTACAACAATGAGTACCTGCTTGTGGCTAATCATTTGCAAGCTTTATTTTTCGATGTCAAGTCCGTAAGCAGGGAATCTAGTGTCTCGATTAGAAGTCTTGTTGATgttattaatagaaatattcGGGCACTAGCAAATTTAAAAAGGCCCACTCAGCATTGGGATGACATCATAATTTTTGTAATGGTTAAAAAGCTAGATTTAATTACAAGTCGTGAATGGGAGGAATACAGGAATAACAATATAGAAGGTTATCCAACAATTACTCAATTTTGTTCTTTTCTAAACAGGAAAGCAGACTGGTTGGAATCTGTGGAatgtaacataattaataatattcaggATAGTAATATTGTTGCCTTGaatagtaatattaaattaaataaaaataattctattaagCCTAAAAATtctaatcaaattaataaaaatagtaaatgtCCACTTTGCTCCCAAGTACATACTTTGTATAAATGTGAATTTTTTAGAAACTTGTCTATAGAAAATCGCATACAAAAGGCAAAAGACTTAACTGTTTGTCTTAACTGCTTACGCACTGGGCATTCCGCTAAGCATTGTAAATTTTCAAATTGCAGATATTGCAAATTTAAGCACAATACGCTTTTGCATTTAGAATCTAGCGAACCCAAACCACTTTCTAACCCTTTGCCTTCTGCACTGCTTTCTGCATCGCCATCTACTTCAGATGTTGCGCTTTCAGCAAATTCTATGCAGCTTGCTACCTCTTCGCATGTTTTCCTGTCCACAGCTTTGGTGAACGTGACCAGTGCGACGGGTAAGAAGTACACTGCGCGCCTACTGCTGGACAACGGCAGTACGGCGAACTTTGTCACGCAGAGTTTAGCGGAGAAACTGGGTTTGTCACAACGCGGTATGAGCACCAAG GTGACTGATGCCAACATCACGAGCCTCGATCGCTGGAAGAGGATCCAGTACATCAGACAGCATTTCTGGAGACGCTTCCATAATGAGTACACTTCTCTGCTGCAGGCCAAATCAAAGTGGTTCCATTCCAGAGGTGAAGTTAAGCCAGGGTCCTTAGTCCTAATCAAGGACAAGACGACGCCACCACTGCTCTGGTCCCTGGGTCGGGTCACTAAGACCTATCCCGGCGTTGACGGAGTTACGCGGGTGGTGGAACTGAAGACAAGGAGGGGCACCATCCGTCGTGCCTTCAACTGCATCTGCCCTCTCcctattgaaaatgtttga
- the LOC118281504 gene encoding uncharacterized protein LOC118281504 isoform X2 — protein sequence MADTLKTLLRKRSSLKSKLTIYSNYLSLIKSSAQISGLQRLDLQERFNKFDSLHSQFDELQTEIELLADDAETAFVEREDFDRQFFNLVALTRSLLGSSVNGAGSEAGFKDADSGAHVSNSFVRLPKIDLPHFDGNYQCWLEFRDTFTSLIHDNASINNINKFHYLRASLQGTAASLIKNIEFRSDHYMIAWDLLCERYNNEYLLVANHLQALFFDVKSVSRESSVSIRSLVDVINRNIRALANLKRPTQHWDDIIIFVMVKKLDLITSREWEEYRNNNIEGYPTITQFCSFLNRKADWLESVECNIINNIQDSNIVALNSNIKLNKNNSIKPKNSNQINKNSKCPLCSQVHTLYKCEFFRNLSIENRIQKAKDLTVCLNCLRTGHSAKHCKFSNCRYCKFKHNTLLHLESSEPKPLSNPLPSALLSASPSTSDVALSANSMQLATSSHVFLSTALVNVTSATGKKYTARLLLDNGSTANFVTQSLAEKLGLSQRGMSTKAKSKWFHSRGEVKPGSLVLIKDKTTPPLLWSLGRVTKTYPGVDGVTRVVELKTRRGTIRRAFNCICPLPIENV from the exons ATGGCGGACACTTTAAAGACTTTGCTTAGGAAACGTAGTTCGCTAAAATCAAAGCTTACAATTTACAGTAACTAtctaagtttaattaaaagtagtGCACAGATATCTGGGTTGCAACGATTGGACCTGCAGGAACGTTTTAATAAGTTCGATTCCTTACATAGCCAATTTGATGAATTGCAGACAGAAATCGAATTGCTTGCCGACGATGCTGAGACTGCTTTCGTGGAACGTGAGGACTTCGACCGCCAGTTCTTCAATCTGGTGGCACTCACGCGCAGCCTGCTCGGTTCTTCGGTCAACGGTGCTGGTTCTGAGGCGGGCTTCAAAGATGCTGACTCAGGTGCACATGTTTCTAATAGCTTTGTTCGTTTGCCAAAGATTGATTTGCCTCATTTTGATGGGAACTACCAATGCTGGCTCGAGTTCCGTGACACGTTTACGTCATTAATTCACGATAACGCTAGTATAAATAACATCAATAAATTCCACTATTTGCGTGCTTCGTTACAGGGCACTGCAGCCtctttaatcaaaaatattgaGTTTAGAAGTGATCATTATATGATTGCTTGGGACTTGTTATGCGAGCGGTACAACAATGAGTACCTGCTTGTGGCTAATCATTTGCAAGCTTTATTTTTCGATGTCAAGTCCGTAAGCAGGGAATCTAGTGTCTCGATTAGAAGTCTTGTTGATgttattaatagaaatattcGGGCACTAGCAAATTTAAAAAGGCCCACTCAGCATTGGGATGACATCATAATTTTTGTAATGGTTAAAAAGCTAGATTTAATTACAAGTCGTGAATGGGAGGAATACAGGAATAACAATATAGAAGGTTATCCAACAATTACTCAATTTTGTTCTTTTCTAAACAGGAAAGCAGACTGGTTGGAATCTGTGGAatgtaacataattaataatattcaggATAGTAATATTGTTGCCTTGaatagtaatattaaattaaataaaaataattctattaagCCTAAAAATtctaatcaaattaataaaaatagtaaatgtCCACTTTGCTCCCAAGTACATACTTTGTATAAATGTGAATTTTTTAGAAACTTGTCTATAGAAAATCGCATACAAAAGGCAAAAGACTTAACTGTTTGTCTTAACTGCTTACGCACTGGGCATTCCGCTAAGCATTGTAAATTTTCAAATTGCAGATATTGCAAATTTAAGCACAATACGCTTTTGCATTTAGAATCTAGCGAACCCAAACCACTTTCTAACCCTTTGCCTTCTGCACTGCTTTCTGCATCGCCATCTACTTCAGATGTTGCGCTTTCAGCAAATTCTATGCAGCTTGCTACCTCTTCGCATGTTTTCCTGTCCACAGCTTTGGTGAACGTGACCAGTGCGACGGGTAAGAAGTACACTGCGCGCCTACTGCTGGACAACGGCAGTACGGCGAACTTTGTCACGCAGAGTTTAGCGGAGAAACTGGGTTTGTCACAACGCGGTATGAGCACCAAG GCCAAATCAAAGTGGTTCCATTCCAGAGGTGAAGTTAAGCCAGGGTCCTTAGTCCTAATCAAGGACAAGACGACGCCACCACTGCTCTGGTCCCTGGGTCGGGTCACTAAGACCTATCCCGGCGTTGACGGAGTTACGCGGGTGGTGGAACTGAAGACAAGGAGGGGCACCATCCGTCGTGCCTTCAACTGCATCTGCCCTCTCcctattgaaaatgtttga
- the LOC126910623 gene encoding uncharacterized protein LOC126910623 — protein sequence MSTQPLIANELLAFIQHAIDTMDEVSILQICKSNFKEEDISSGKKLLFQCLGKLDEMPARRRDGTEKSVQDIITLLKVTDPDDVPAFVAKDLHKLPPVTFDHVDVTRLLKDIISLKTSLAEVQSKLMSSENTIGELRAELLALRNTVVVSGSPTLCTDDANICRGAANASVSSFESAKAQASPRAGAAVSHSAERLASPAQATTRVSTSTPKRAYAAIAAKGGKQTQQGEKPHADLHQEVPKKNQNDKEGFTLVERRKKRKPTCRNQCGTALTGHNHLLRPAVPATLLYVSRLHDSTKVEEIVEFIKIKAKLHLKVEQLHSQHRVDFKSFVVRVPTEHLSTLMKEEFWPRGVVYRRFRGRLPDTARHTTPSLRVT from the coding sequence ATGAGTACCCAACCACTCATAGCCAATGAGTTGCTGGCATTTATTCAGCATGCCATCGACACGATGGATGAGGTTAGCATCTTGCAAATCTGCAAATCTAACTTCAAGGAGGAAGACATAAGTAGCGGCAAAAAGTTGCTATTTCAATGTCTTGGAAAGCTGGACGAGATGCCAGCTCGCCGAAGAGACGGAACGGAGAAAAGTGTGCAGGATATTATCACCTTGCTGAAGGTGACAGATCCCGACGACGTGCCTGCATTCGTGGCAAAGGACTTGCACAAGCTGCCCCCTGTCACCTTTGATCACGTCGACGTTACCAGGTTGCTCAAGGACATCATATCCTTGAAGACAAGCCTGGCTGAGGTACAGTCGAAGCTGATGTCATCCGAAAATACCATCGGAGAACTCCGTGCGGAATTATTGGCATTACGCAACACTGTTGTTGTAAGTGGGTCACCAACACTGTGCACCGACGACGCAAACATATGCCGCGGTGCAGCGAATGCATCGGTCAGCAGTTTTGAGTCGGCGAAGGCGCAGGCATCGCCACGTGCGGGCGCTGCAGTGAGTCACTCCGCCGAACGGCTAGCGTCTCCGGCGCAGGCTACGACACGTGTGAGTACGTCGACCCCCAAACGTGCTTACGCCGCCATCGCTGCAAAAGGGGGTAAGCAGACTCAACAGGGCGAAAAGCCTCACGCGGATCTGCATCAGGAGGTTCCTAAAAAGAACCAGAATGACAAGGAAGGCTTCACTTTAGTCGAAAGAAGGAAGAAGAGGAAGCCTACTTGCCGCAATCAGTGCGGTACCGCATTGACAGGACACAACCATCTGCTGCGTCCTGCTGTACCAGCGACACTGCTCTACGTGTCCCGCCTGCATGACTCCACAAAGGTTGAGGAGATTGTGGAGTTTATCAAGATCAAGGCAAAACTTCATCTGAAGGTCGAGCAGCTGCACTCTCAACACAGAGTGGACTTCAAGTCCTTTGTAGTCAGGGTGCCGACTGAACATCTGTCGACCTTAATGAAAGAGGAGTTTTGGCCGCGAGGGGTAGTCTACCGACGGTTCCGAGGTCGGCTACCGGACActgcgcgacacacgacgccgtCTCTTCGTGTGACCTAG
- the LOC118282323 gene encoding probable salivary secreted peptide, giving the protein MSLLTQVTLLCLCLSLYNAADLQLGSNANAQLGYQEIVKLGSVPLSTRTKNVFYNSNNTKTIKSISAVDIDKSKAVATITAGGIGSSFVNVRLKSEKGKGLNYLVQIFV; this is encoded by the exons ATGTCTCTTTTAACTCAAGTTACGTTGTTGTGTTTGTGTCTGTCTCTGTACAATGCAGCGGACTTGCAGTTAGGGTCAAATGCTAATGCCCAGTTGGGGTACCAGGAGATTGTCAAACTGGGTTCTGTGCCTTTGTCCACGAGGACCAAGAATGTGTTCTACAACTCTAACAACACTAAGACTATTAAG AGCATATCAGCAGTGGACATTGACAAGTCGAAGGCTGTAGCAACCATCACAGCTGGTGGTATCGGCTCCTCCTTTGTCAACGTGCGGCTGAAGAGTGAGAAGGGGAAGGGACTCAACTACCTGGTCCAGATATTTGTGTGA